In Phlebotomus papatasi isolate M1 chromosome 1, Ppap_2.1, whole genome shotgun sequence, the following proteins share a genomic window:
- the LOC129810408 gene encoding 39S ribosomal protein L14, mitochondrial has translation MLRNVLRLPRLFSNIPNHPQNAAFHTSPVCNEIRKLARLRVVDNSELGKAAMIEGKPPRCIHVYNKRHVGLIGDQVLVTIKGQMKKAILVGLKQKQKFKVPKFDSNNIVLIDDNGTPLGTRIHVPIPTILRTILKEKTHNKGADYTKVLAISSRFV, from the coding sequence ATGTTAAGGAACGTCTTGCGCCTTCCAAGGCTTTTTAGTAACATACCAAATCACCCTCAAAATGCTGCTTTTCATACATCGCCCGTGTGCAATGAGATCCGGAAGCTGGCCAGGCTACGTGTAGTTGATAACAGTGAACTAGGCAAGGCTGCTATGATTGAAGGAAAGCCCCCAAGGTGTATTCACGTCTATAACAAAAGACACGTAGGTCTGATTGGGGATCAGGTACTTGTTACCATCAAGGGTCAGATGAAGAAGGCCATCCTGGTGGGACTGAAGCAGAAGCAAAAATTCAAGGTGCCGAAATTCGATAGTAATAATATCGTCCTGATAGATGACAATGGAACACCTCTGGGCACTCGCATTCATGTTCCAATCCCAACCATCCTGAGGACAATTCTCAAGGAGAAGACCCACAATAAAGGAGCTGACTACACAAAAGTTCTAGCCATCTCATCCAGATTTGTTTAA